Proteins from a single region of Runella sp. SP2:
- a CDS encoding pyruvate dehydrogenase complex E1 component subunit beta, which translates to MRQILFREALREALSEEMRRDSRVFLMGEEVAEYNGAYKVSQGMLDEFGPERVIDTPIAELGFAGIGVGAGMNGLRPIIEFMTFNFSLVAIDQVINSAAKILSMSGGQYSCPIVFRGPTGNAGQLGAQHSQNFENWYANTPGLKVVVPSNPYDAKGLLKASIRDNDPVIFMESELMYGDKGEVPEEEYIIPIGKAEVKKTGTDVTIVSFGKMITRVVNPAIEELAKMGINAELVDLRTVRPIDYATVIESVKKTNRCVVVEEAWPLSSIATELAYMIQRKAFDYLDAPVVRVNSMDVSLPYAPTLIEAALPNVKRTIDAVKTVMYRN; encoded by the coding sequence ATGAGACAAATACTTTTCCGTGAAGCTTTACGTGAAGCCTTGAGCGAAGAAATGCGTCGTGACTCACGCGTGTTTTTGATGGGTGAAGAAGTAGCCGAATACAATGGAGCTTATAAAGTAAGTCAAGGGATGCTTGACGAATTTGGGCCAGAACGCGTTATTGACACACCTATTGCAGAATTGGGTTTTGCTGGTATCGGGGTAGGTGCTGGAATGAACGGTTTGCGACCTATCATCGAGTTTATGACATTCAACTTCTCGTTGGTAGCCATCGACCAAGTGATCAACTCTGCTGCTAAAATCCTTTCGATGTCAGGTGGACAATACAGCTGTCCTATCGTATTCCGTGGGCCTACTGGGAACGCGGGTCAGTTGGGCGCGCAGCACTCTCAAAACTTTGAAAACTGGTACGCCAATACACCAGGTTTGAAAGTAGTTGTTCCGTCAAACCCTTATGATGCAAAAGGATTGTTGAAGGCATCTATTCGTGATAATGACCCCGTTATTTTCATGGAGTCAGAATTGATGTATGGTGATAAAGGCGAAGTTCCTGAAGAAGAATACATCATTCCAATTGGAAAAGCGGAAGTGAAAAAGACAGGTACTGACGTAACCATTGTTTCTTTTGGTAAAATGATTACACGCGTTGTTAATCCTGCCATCGAAGAATTGGCCAAAATGGGTATCAACGCAGAATTAGTTGACTTACGTACGGTACGTCCTATCGATTATGCAACGGTGATTGAATCTGTTAAGAAAACCAACCGCTGCGTGGTGGTAGAAGAAGCATGGCCATTGTCATCGATTGCGACGGAGCTTGCTTACATGATCCAGCGCAAAGCGTTTGATTATTTGGATGCTCCTGTAGTGCGCGTGAACAGCATGGATGTGTCGCTTCCGTATGCGCCAACCTTGATTGAAGCCGCCTTGCCAAACGTAAAACGTACGATTGATGCCGTGAAAACGGTGATGTATCGCAACTAA
- a CDS encoding helix-turn-helix transcriptional regulator gives MNIALQPSTSKEGSMLEKSVLPQTESTKIMIVLNVKDFQECCLELVRQQIAFEVKYNGYSSPKTVTNRDLASVSNDNYLVIVKKIHDEYLQGDFSNVPPSEKEITKIHGIKPALFKTLFKKVYGQPFYQLYTTKRLEQAASLLKKGYKANEVAVMIGYSASSAIKFNKMFQKHFHVTPKKYQLQFYGKINRR, from the coding sequence ATGAACATCGCCCTACAACCAAGCACTTCCAAAGAAGGAAGTATGCTCGAAAAATCGGTGCTACCTCAAACTGAAAGCACAAAAATCATGATTGTCTTAAATGTAAAAGACTTTCAAGAATGTTGTTTGGAATTAGTTCGCCAGCAGATTGCTTTTGAAGTGAAATACAATGGATATTCTTCTCCAAAAACGGTCACTAATAGAGACTTAGCTTCGGTTTCTAACGACAATTACCTTGTAATTGTAAAAAAAATCCATGATGAATACCTTCAAGGTGATTTCAGTAATGTTCCCCCTTCAGAAAAAGAAATCACTAAGATTCATGGCATTAAACCTGCTTTGTTTAAAACTTTGTTTAAAAAAGTATATGGACAGCCATTTTATCAACTTTACACAACAAAGCGCTTAGAACAAGCTGCTTCGCTTTTGAAAAAAGGTTATAAGGCTAACGAAGTAGCAGTGATGATTGGCTACAGTGCCTCTTCGGCGATTAAGTTCAACAAAATGTTTCAGAAGCATTTTCACGTTACTCCCAAAAAGTACCAACTTCAGTTTTATGGTAAAATAAACCGACGGTAG
- a CDS encoding S10 family peptidase, whose amino-acid sequence MKKPLLLAAALLVGSYLTHAQQRPAGGGERQASTSTAPSKDDKSGESIPFNPDSFVVTESEVTVKGQRVPYKATTGTMPVFDEGGKAIAGLFYMYYERSDVKDRGTRPLIISFNGGPGTASVWMHMAYTGPVLLNIDDEGYPLQPYGYKKNPYSILDVADIVFIDPVNTGYSRPVSKDVPTSKFFGVNADIKYLAEWIRTFVTRNNRWDSPKYLIGESYGTTRVSGLALELQSNQWMYINGVILVSPTTLGIERGEASEAALKVPYCAATAWYHKKLPADLQKKDLTDFLPEVENFTINELLPAVSMGGFLDDAKRKAIAAKLARYTGVSEKEVLQNNLNMPLQYFWKELLRDEGYTVGRLDSRYKGIDRKDAGDRPDFNAELTSWLHSFTPAINMYLRNELNYKTDLKYYMFGPVNPWDRSNDQTGENLRQAMAQNPYLHLLVQSGYYDGACDYFNAQYNMWQMDPAGKLKSRMSWKGYRSGHMMYLRKEDLQKSNDDIRDFIKKSTPKSNQPAKY is encoded by the coding sequence ATGAAAAAACCATTACTCTTGGCAGCAGCCTTGCTCGTAGGAAGCTACCTTACCCATGCCCAACAGCGCCCCGCTGGCGGTGGCGAGCGCCAAGCCTCTACCTCTACGGCTCCCTCTAAAGACGACAAATCGGGTGAGAGCATTCCGTTTAACCCTGATTCCTTTGTTGTTACCGAAAGCGAAGTAACCGTAAAAGGGCAACGCGTGCCTTACAAAGCCACCACTGGCACCATGCCCGTTTTCGACGAAGGAGGCAAAGCCATCGCTGGCTTGTTTTACATGTACTACGAACGCAGCGATGTAAAAGACCGCGGCACACGCCCGTTGATTATTTCGTTCAACGGAGGACCTGGAACAGCATCGGTATGGATGCACATGGCCTACACTGGCCCTGTCCTGCTCAACATCGACGACGAGGGCTATCCGCTACAACCGTATGGCTATAAGAAAAACCCTTATTCAATTTTGGACGTAGCCGATATTGTGTTCATTGACCCCGTTAATACAGGTTATTCGCGCCCCGTTAGCAAAGATGTTCCTACATCGAAGTTTTTTGGGGTAAATGCCGACATCAAATATTTGGCCGAATGGATTCGTACGTTTGTGACTCGCAACAATCGTTGGGATTCGCCGAAATACCTCATCGGGGAAAGTTACGGCACGACGCGCGTTTCGGGCTTGGCACTTGAGCTGCAAAGCAACCAATGGATGTACATCAACGGCGTAATCTTGGTATCGCCGACTACGCTTGGTATCGAGCGTGGTGAAGCTTCTGAGGCAGCATTGAAAGTACCTTACTGTGCTGCTACCGCTTGGTACCACAAAAAACTTCCTGCAGATTTACAGAAAAAAGACTTGACCGATTTCTTACCCGAAGTTGAGAATTTCACCATCAATGAGCTTCTCCCTGCCGTGAGCATGGGCGGCTTTTTGGATGATGCCAAACGCAAAGCCATCGCGGCCAAGCTCGCTCGTTATACGGGAGTTTCGGAGAAAGAAGTTCTTCAAAACAACCTCAACATGCCGCTTCAATACTTTTGGAAAGAGCTTTTGCGTGACGAAGGCTACACAGTAGGGCGTTTGGATTCTCGCTACAAAGGCATCGACCGCAAAGACGCTGGCGACCGCCCCGATTTTAACGCAGAGTTGACGTCGTGGTTGCACTCGTTTACGCCTGCCATCAACATGTACCTTCGTAACGAACTCAATTACAAAACCGACCTCAAATACTACATGTTTGGCCCCGTAAACCCTTGGGATCGCTCTAATGACCAAACGGGCGAAAACCTGCGTCAAGCCATGGCGCAGAATCCTTATTTGCACTTATTGGTGCAGTCGGGTTATTACGACGGTGCTTGCGATTATTTCAATGCCCAATACAACATGTGGCAAATGGATCCTGCTGGAAAACTCAAGAGCCGCATGAGCTGGAAAGGCTACCGCAGCGGTCACATGATGTATTTGCGCAAGGAAGACCTTCAAAAATCAAATGACGACATTCGCGACTTTATCAAGAAGTCAACGCCCAAATCGAATCAACCTGCCAAGTACTAG
- a CDS encoding YpdA family putative bacillithiol disulfide reductase has protein sequence MQLYDVLIVGAGPCGLAAGIEAAKAGLSHLILEKGSITESIRRYPKRMRFFSTAENIEIGGIPFPISDVKANRSEALQYYRKVAGYYHLNFKLFTEVAQVVKQDDEVFEIQTVGGENYYAKKVIISTGYFDFPRFLGINGEKLPHVSHYYDEPFQYSFSKVVIVGGANSAVEAALEMYRHDVDVTVVHRGEDFRPTVKYWLIPDVKNRVKEGKIKTRFNSLTKAIEPKRVLIENTQTGEEEWLEADFVLMLIGYIPDGALLQRCGVELRQPSMVPVYDPETFETNVSGLYLCGTVVAGIHTEKVFIENGRDHAAAIIDHIAGRKVRKVKELIDRI, from the coding sequence ATGCAATTGTACGACGTATTGATAGTAGGCGCGGGGCCTTGTGGGCTGGCGGCTGGGATAGAGGCTGCGAAGGCAGGATTGAGTCATTTGATTCTTGAAAAGGGGAGCATTACGGAGTCGATTCGGCGCTATCCCAAACGAATGCGTTTTTTCTCCACCGCCGAAAATATTGAGATTGGAGGCATCCCGTTTCCCATTTCGGACGTCAAAGCCAACCGCAGTGAGGCGTTGCAGTATTACCGAAAAGTAGCGGGGTATTATCACCTCAACTTTAAATTGTTTACGGAAGTAGCTCAGGTTGTAAAACAAGACGACGAAGTCTTTGAAATTCAGACGGTAGGAGGAGAAAATTACTACGCCAAAAAGGTCATAATCTCGACGGGTTATTTTGACTTTCCTCGCTTTTTGGGGATAAATGGGGAAAAACTTCCGCACGTTTCCCATTACTATGATGAACCTTTTCAGTATTCGTTTTCCAAAGTTGTGATAGTAGGAGGAGCAAACTCTGCCGTGGAGGCCGCGCTGGAAATGTACCGCCACGACGTGGACGTCACTGTCGTTCACCGAGGGGAGGATTTCCGTCCAACTGTGAAGTATTGGCTTATTCCTGACGTCAAAAATCGGGTCAAAGAAGGGAAAATAAAAACCCGTTTCAATAGCCTTACCAAAGCTATTGAGCCGAAGCGTGTATTGATAGAAAATACCCAAACGGGAGAGGAAGAATGGCTTGAGGCAGACTTTGTATTAATGCTCATTGGGTATATACCAGACGGAGCATTGCTTCAGCGGTGTGGTGTGGAGTTGCGCCAACCAAGCATGGTGCCAGTATATGACCCAGAAACCTTTGAAACCAACGTCTCTGGTTTATACTTGTGTGGCACCGTGGTGGCAGGTATTCATACTGAAAAAGTCTTCATCGAAAACGGACGCGACCATGCAGCCGCTATCATTGACCATATTGCGGGTCGTAAGGTACGTAAGGTAAAAGAATTGATTGATCGGATTTAG
- a CDS encoding methylenetetrahydrofolate reductase, producing MFLTKIKSKESGLLLYGITPPKSQTAPEKVSEIAEKTLARLQGLDIDALIVYDVQDESSRTSEERPFPFITALDPFDFARQHLAPLEIPKIIYRPAGKFTQDELRQWVSDLTQQGFYPVFVGVPSPDFTPVTSLPEAYAVWREFDQDSIIGAVTIPERHAVLNDEDQRVLDKVASGVSYFVSQCVFNVAYAKQMLTAVVNTCQAQQLPLPTFVFTISACGSKKTLHFMEWLGIHVPDSVKETLLESENILETSVNLCLQIADELIEFCTEHAIPFGFNIESVAIRKDEIEASIYMVNQLRERLVAKGLRKN from the coding sequence ATGTTTTTAACGAAAATCAAATCAAAAGAGTCGGGTTTATTGCTCTACGGAATCACTCCTCCCAAATCACAAACCGCTCCTGAAAAAGTAAGTGAGATTGCCGAAAAAACACTGGCCCGTTTGCAAGGGCTGGACATTGACGCCCTCATTGTGTATGACGTCCAAGATGAATCGAGTCGCACTTCGGAAGAACGGCCTTTTCCATTTATCACCGCCCTCGACCCCTTTGATTTTGCCCGTCAGCATTTGGCGCCTTTGGAAATTCCCAAAATTATTTATCGCCCCGCAGGAAAGTTTACCCAAGACGAACTTCGTCAGTGGGTGAGCGATTTGACCCAACAAGGCTTTTACCCTGTGTTTGTGGGCGTCCCCTCGCCTGATTTTACGCCTGTCACCAGCCTGCCCGAAGCTTACGCCGTTTGGCGGGAATTTGACCAAGATTCTATCATTGGTGCCGTAACCATTCCCGAGCGGCATGCTGTTCTCAACGACGAAGACCAACGCGTCCTTGACAAAGTAGCCAGCGGGGTCAGTTATTTTGTGTCCCAGTGTGTGTTCAACGTAGCCTATGCCAAACAAATGCTTACGGCCGTCGTCAACACCTGTCAAGCGCAACAATTGCCCCTTCCGACGTTTGTATTTACCATTTCCGCCTGTGGGTCAAAAAAAACACTCCACTTCATGGAATGGTTGGGTATTCACGTGCCTGATTCGGTAAAAGAAACCTTGCTGGAGTCTGAAAACATCCTCGAAACGTCGGTGAATCTTTGCTTACAAATTGCGGATGAACTTATTGAGTTTTGTACCGAACACGCCATTCCCTTTGGCTTTAACATCGAAAGTGTGGCCATCCGTAAAGATGAAATCGAAGCATCAATCTACATGGTAAACCAACTACGTGAGCGGCTTGTAGCAAAAGGACTAAGAAAAAACTAA
- a CDS encoding S41 family peptidase, producing MKHFRKLILAAVCVVSVGFFAFRNDERFFEIARNLDIYATLFKELNRYYVDEINPNRLTKMSIESMLKNLDPYTNFYAEDEIEDYRTMTTGQYTGIGAVITPNKGRQIIYSILEDSPAAKANLHVGDEIVKIDGIDITTRKDANPDKLMKGQANSSVKLAVRRVGSKDLIEVNVTREFVKTGNVPYYGMLDNEVGYIDLKDFNQTAAREVKNALVELKGKGMKKLVLDLRENPGGLLDQAVLICNLFIPKDAEVVSNRGKVTEWNKTYTAPMAPVDTDIPLVVLVNGRSASASEIVSGVMQDYDRGVLVGQRTYGKGLVQTTRDLSYNTKLKVTVAKYYIPSGRCIQAIDYSHRNPDGSVAKVPDSLKVAFKTRNGRVVYDGGGVEPDVATELPALPTIVTSLNAKGLLFDYALHYRAAHPTIKTAKEFELTDADYQAFSTWLKDKEYDYVTQVEKDLGTLEASAKKEKYFDVIQEQLKALKTKLGHSKESDLAMFKKDIKHLLEREIVSHYYLQKGEREYVFRTDAEVKAALDLFKDMPRYEKILKGQK from the coding sequence ATGAAACATTTCCGTAAACTCATTCTTGCCGCTGTGTGCGTTGTGTCCGTAGGTTTTTTTGCCTTCCGCAATGACGAACGCTTTTTTGAAATCGCCCGTAACTTAGACATTTATGCCACGCTGTTTAAGGAACTTAATCGCTATTATGTGGACGAAATCAACCCCAATCGGTTGACAAAAATGAGCATAGAATCTATGCTTAAAAACCTCGACCCTTACACCAACTTCTACGCCGAAGACGAAATTGAGGATTATCGCACCATGACCACGGGCCAATACACGGGCATCGGGGCAGTAATCACCCCCAACAAAGGCCGACAAATCATTTATTCTATTCTGGAAGATTCTCCCGCCGCCAAAGCCAACCTTCACGTAGGTGATGAAATTGTCAAAATCGACGGAATAGACATCACAACCCGCAAAGATGCCAACCCCGACAAACTCATGAAAGGACAGGCCAATTCGTCGGTGAAGCTCGCCGTGCGCCGCGTGGGTTCCAAAGACTTGATTGAAGTCAATGTAACGCGTGAGTTTGTCAAGACAGGCAATGTTCCTTATTACGGAATGCTCGACAACGAAGTAGGCTACATCGACCTCAAAGACTTTAACCAAACGGCTGCCCGCGAAGTAAAAAATGCACTAGTGGAACTCAAAGGAAAAGGCATGAAAAAATTGGTGCTCGACCTTCGCGAAAACCCAGGTGGATTGCTTGACCAAGCAGTATTGATTTGTAATTTATTCATTCCCAAGGATGCCGAAGTGGTATCGAACCGTGGAAAAGTAACGGAGTGGAACAAAACTTATACGGCTCCAATGGCGCCTGTGGACACCGACATTCCGTTGGTGGTGCTGGTCAATGGCCGCAGTGCCTCAGCTTCTGAAATTGTATCGGGAGTAATGCAAGATTACGACCGTGGTGTGTTGGTGGGGCAAAGAACCTACGGCAAAGGGCTTGTGCAAACAACCCGCGATTTGTCGTACAATACCAAATTGAAAGTAACCGTTGCCAAGTACTACATCCCGAGCGGGCGCTGTATTCAGGCCATTGATTATAGCCACCGCAACCCCGACGGAAGCGTAGCAAAAGTACCTGACTCGCTCAAAGTGGCCTTCAAAACCCGCAACGGCCGTGTGGTATATGACGGTGGAGGGGTTGAACCTGATGTAGCTACCGAACTGCCAGCATTGCCAACAATTGTGACCAGCCTTAACGCCAAAGGATTGTTGTTTGATTATGCCTTGCATTACCGCGCGGCACACCCGACCATCAAAACTGCCAAGGAATTTGAGCTAACTGATGCCGATTATCAAGCATTTTCTACTTGGCTAAAAGACAAAGAATACGACTACGTAACGCAGGTAGAGAAAGACCTCGGTACGCTTGAGGCATCGGCAAAAAAAGAAAAGTATTTTGATGTTATCCAAGAACAGCTCAAAGCCCTTAAAACCAAGCTTGGTCACAGCAAAGAAAGCGATTTGGCCATGTTCAAAAAGGACATTAAGCACTTACTAGAGCGGGAGATTGTGTCGCACTATTACCTCCAAAAAGGGGAGCGCGAATACGTATTCCGCACGGATGCCGAAGTAAAAGCAGCACTTGATTTATTTAAAGACATGCCTCGCTACGAAAAAATCTTGAAAGGACAGAAATAA
- a CDS encoding OmpA family protein, translating into MRKIILFSLSVLLFASCNKKQLAQLNKEKAELQALLDKNKADCDALTSKLNNDISDLKNQIKLKDGDVTNERAKLKALEDELAYLKRTNTNLLDRLSDLSIVSKDGAESIKKSLDALNRQSSYIQDLNSNLRRKDSLNLALVMSLKRSLDNVNDEDVNIEVKKGVVYISLSDKMLFKYGSYEITPQAETVLSKIAKVVNDRKDFDILVEGHTDSVPYNSASVLEDNWDLSAKRATSVVRTLQKKYSVAPERMTAGGRGEYVPKVANDSSKNRSVNRRTEIVILPKLDQFFQMFEGGK; encoded by the coding sequence ATGAGAAAAATTATTTTATTTTCATTGTCTGTTCTCCTCTTTGCATCTTGCAACAAGAAACAACTGGCCCAACTCAACAAAGAAAAAGCTGAACTCCAAGCATTGTTGGACAAAAACAAGGCTGATTGCGACGCGTTGACTTCAAAACTTAACAATGACATCAGCGATTTGAAAAACCAAATCAAGTTGAAAGATGGTGATGTTACCAACGAACGTGCTAAGCTCAAAGCATTAGAAGATGAATTGGCGTACTTGAAGCGTACAAATACCAACCTTCTTGACCGTTTGTCTGACTTGTCAATTGTAAGTAAAGATGGAGCGGAAAGCATCAAAAAATCGTTGGATGCGTTGAACCGTCAGAGCTCTTACATCCAAGATTTGAACTCAAACTTGCGTCGCAAGGATTCACTCAACTTGGCGTTGGTGATGAGCCTCAAGCGCTCACTTGATAATGTGAACGACGAAGACGTAAACATCGAAGTGAAAAAAGGCGTGGTGTATATCTCGCTTTCAGACAAAATGTTGTTCAAATACGGCAGCTACGAAATTACGCCACAAGCTGAAACAGTGTTGAGCAAAATTGCTAAAGTAGTAAACGACCGCAAAGATTTCGACATCTTGGTAGAAGGCCACACCGACAGCGTACCGTACAACAGCGCATCGGTGTTGGAAGACAACTGGGATTTGAGTGCCAAGCGTGCAACGTCAGTAGTACGTACACTTCAGAAAAAATACAGCGTAGCACCTGAGCGTATGACCGCAGGTGGCCGTGGAGAATATGTACCAAAAGTAGCGAACGATAGCAGCAAAAACCGCAGCGTAAACCGTCGTACTGAAATCGTTATTCTTCCAAAACTTGACCAATTCTTCCAAATGTTTGAAGGAGGAAAATAA
- the mnmH gene encoding tRNA 2-selenouridine(34) synthase MnmH codes for MATALSPADFLQASQRLPIIDVRSPGEYSHAHIPGAINIPLFSNDERVKVGTCYKQQGRDAAVRLGLEMVGPKLALFVKKADLVAPQREALVHCWRGGMRSGSFAWLLRTAGFRVSTLEGGYKAYRNHVLESFQHPQNMAILGGPTGSGKTDILRALAEMGEQVIDLEAIAHHKGSAYGAIGQAPQPSSEQFENLLHQQWRLLNPQQRVWLESESRHIGGCFIPLAFWQQMQQPTEFVFVDLPKALRIQRLVREYACYDHTLLQAATERIKKRLGGQHYKAAIEALQRHDYATVADISLNYYDKAYLYELSQRAISHHLHLTDDNPTATAQAILQFKAY; via the coding sequence ATGGCGACGGCACTCTCTCCCGCTGATTTTTTGCAAGCCTCCCAGCGCTTGCCTATCATCGACGTGCGGTCGCCAGGCGAATATAGCCACGCTCACATTCCTGGCGCTATCAACATCCCTCTTTTTAGCAACGATGAACGGGTCAAAGTAGGCACTTGCTACAAACAACAAGGGCGCGATGCTGCTGTTCGACTTGGGTTAGAAATGGTCGGACCTAAGCTCGCTTTATTCGTCAAAAAAGCCGATTTAGTCGCTCCTCAGCGGGAAGCGCTGGTTCACTGCTGGCGCGGAGGAATGCGCAGTGGAAGCTTTGCGTGGTTATTGCGAACTGCGGGCTTCCGCGTATCAACCCTCGAAGGGGGCTACAAAGCCTACCGTAATCACGTTTTGGAGTCGTTTCAGCACCCGCAAAACATGGCCATTTTGGGTGGCCCAACAGGGAGCGGCAAAACCGATATTCTACGTGCACTGGCCGAAATGGGCGAACAAGTCATTGATTTGGAGGCCATCGCCCACCATAAAGGCTCAGCCTACGGTGCGATTGGCCAAGCGCCGCAGCCTTCATCTGAGCAATTTGAAAACCTGTTGCATCAACAATGGCGTTTGCTTAACCCACAACAACGGGTTTGGCTCGAAAGCGAAAGTCGGCACATTGGAGGTTGTTTTATTCCGCTGGCTTTTTGGCAACAAATGCAGCAACCGACGGAGTTTGTTTTTGTTGATCTCCCCAAAGCCCTCCGTATTCAACGCCTCGTCCGCGAATACGCTTGCTACGACCACACCTTACTACAAGCTGCCACCGAGCGCATCAAAAAACGCCTTGGCGGCCAGCACTACAAAGCCGCCATTGAGGCCCTCCAACGCCACGACTACGCTACGGTAGCCGATATTTCGCTCAACTACTACGATAAAGCCTACCTCTACGAGCTTTCTCAACGCGCGATTTCTCATCACCTCCACCTTACCGACGACAACCCCACGGCTACGGCGCAAGCTATCCTACAATTCAAAGCATATTAA